Part of the Temnothorax longispinosus isolate EJ_2023e chromosome 5, Tlon_JGU_v1, whole genome shotgun sequence genome is shown below.
aaaacactgtACATACATGctacattatacatacatctACATTTAGATGATACATACATCTACGTACACTTTGCTCCTGTAAACTTTgcatagaatttattattatgtagtGTTTGAAAGtttagaaatacaaattttacattctaagattatttttaaattgtgacATAAGATAAAGTAGATAAAATGTCTGATTTTGTTAGTTGGCATGCAAACTCCAAactccaaaaaattataaactaattgaaattaaagtaGAGAGTACGAATGTTCCACGATAAACAAAGTATTCCGTGCATAACACCATGAAAAACACCAAAATCAGACATACAtcctacatatttattttcatattttacttcACTTTATTCAGCCATCCATAATTTTGCACATCCAATCCCGTACGCAATATGCTTAACGGTCGGAGAGGTTGTACAAATAACTGCGGAATGTGCAGATTGGTATTACGGCCGCAGCAAGTTTAAGGGTACATGGggaatttttccaaaatcctACATACATATCCTGCAGAAATCTGCGAATACGGATAACTTAGTGCAGGAGATTACTAACGTCTTGCGAGAATGGGGGCATCATTGGAAACATTTGTATGTGGTATGTATAAAGTGTCTCGTCGTAGACAATTCCCATTCATTTCTGGAAATAGGGAGAGTATTATATATCTAACTTGATAATTCTGTATATATAGACACACTCCGAGCACTTCGAAACAATGCAGCAACAGATTCTGGATGCGATCGGATACAGAAGCAAGATTTTAAGCGGGACTTTAACGGTAGACGAGTTGAAGGACATGAAGAGATTGGCGACAGCAAAGATAGGCACTGGGAATCAACTGTTGGGCTTGGACATGGTGGTTCGAGACGAGCACGGAAATATTCTGAATCCCCTGGAGACAAGCACTATCCAATTGTATTACCATCACGAGACTGCTGCGGAAAGGATAAGAAAAGCGTGCAATGATACCAAGAAGAAGCCCTACAAGCCACAAGTACCTGTATATTCACATATCTTCTTCGTTAGTGTGAGaaattttgtatgtaaaatGGCAGAGGACGTAGAGCTGCTGTTGACTTTGTACGACGGCAGAGAGATGAAAGCTATCACGGAGAACTACGTGGTATCGTGGAGCAAAGAGGGACTCGCGAGGGACATTGATCAGCTGCACAATCTTAGAGTATTGTTCACGGATCTTGGTTCCAGAGATTTAATGAGGGACAAAGTTTATTTAGCCTGTTACGTAATTAGAATAGGCGGTATGGAAGCCAAAGAACCGGACCACCGTCGCTCGAGTGTTACACAAGCTAATCAAACCAAATCTAAGGGCGCGGAAAGTATGAGGCGACCGTTTGGTGTAGCCGCTATGGATATTACCTTATTCATTACCGGCAAGCTTGAAGGTGATGTTGAGCAACATCATTTTATACCTTTTATACAGTAAGTACGTGTTTAGAATGGATAATTTCGGCTTTATGACGTTCAACAGTATGACATTCGTGATTAAAGCATCAAGGAGGAGCATTATGATGGCTCTTACAAAATTGAAGTAGACTTGTTTTTGTCGGTTTCCTGTCTTTGTTTCAGATGTTGTGAGAAAGACAGTCTTGATGGCACATTACGTAGAATTATCGCGcagaaagaaacaaatatcCAGAAACACGTTAACGGCAATATTGCCAATGTCACAGGTGGACAAGGATTGTGGACTAGCTTAAAATTGCTGAGGGGCGATCCGAAACAAGTgagtcttaaaataaaattattctataaagTTATTCTATAATTGTGCTATAAATAGTGAATTAtattctgaaattattttgaatatttacgAAAAGGTACGTGATGAAAATCCACATTTGGTGCTCGGTAATGTTGCCATCGCGCGTAAAATGGGATTCCCAGAAGTTATTTTGCCGGGTGACGTACGTAATGATTTGTATCTGACGTTAATTAGCGGTGAATTCAGCAAAGGCTCCAAATCTACGGACAAAAATGTAGAAGTAACGGTGAGTAAGAatagaaattttcaaaaatttgtacTTTACGTATTCTTAGAAATATACGTACATgaatacttataatttttaacaggtCAAAGTATGTAATGAACATGGTATAGCGATCCCCGGAGTTATGACATTAGGTGGCGGCGCGTCTCCAATTGACGAGTATCGTAGCGTAATTTATTATCACGAAGACAAGCCTAGATGGTGCGAAACATTTAAGATCGCCATACCTATAGAAGAATTTAAGCAGGCCCACTTAAAGTTTACATTTAAGCATCGCAGTTCTAACGAAGCGAAAGATAAGTCTGAAAAGCCATTTGCTTTAAGTTACGTTCGATTAATGCAACGCAACGGCACGACTCTACAAGACATACAACACGAATTGTTGGTTTACAAGTTAGAGCAGAAGAAATACGACGAGAGCGATATATCCTACTTTAAATTGCCATCCACTCGTGGAGAATTggtatacttatttatttaatgaaaagataaaaaaaatttaattttttaaaaagattatgcattttattttaatttttctttatgtttgtGTTTTAGGCTGAATTAAACATGGAGAAAAAGCCAAGTTTAGGATCGCTAACATTAAGCAGTAAGGATAGTTTTTTGATAGCGACCAATATTTGCTCAACTAAATTAACCCAGAATGTAGACTTATTAGGTTTACTTAATTGGGCATCGCACAATACGGACTTAAAAGAATCTTTAGCTGCTTTAATGAAAGTTGACGGGGAGGAAATAGTGAAGTTTCTGCAGGTAAAATAAATCTgatttaacgaaaattaagaataaaaagtaatatttctataagggaaaattatattgaaattattacgTTCCAGGATGTTTTGGatgctttatttaatatcttaatgaGTAATTCAGACAGTGATGTTTACGATGACATGGTCTTTGAGTgccttttatatattatcggACTCGTATCCGATAGAAAGTACCAGCACTTCCAACCAgtattagatttatatatttctgagAGCTTCTCTGCAACTCTTgcatataagaaattaattgcgGTATTACGCAAGCGTATAGATAACGTCAACAACGGCGATGGACAGGAACGAGATTTATTGCTTAAGACAATGAAAAGTCTGCAATACTGCATGAGATTTATTGTCGAATCTCGTCTTTTATTTACTGagtacgttttatttttcattacaattcttttctcatacattatataatcgttaataaaacgttttataaaattgtctaaatacgacagtataataaatatggcTGTGAATATCTGTTCCAAAAAAAGAAGTATGCATGATTTTTAATGGacattcgtaatttatttttaaaggttAAATCAGGATGAAGAAGAATTCTCACAAACCTTAACTGATCTATTACGGTCTATCGTTAATCTCATGAGTCATGAAACAGATGGTACTCTCTTGGTTCAAGGCGCCTGTCTCAAGTACCTACCAACGACGATACCTCATTTATTAAGAGTTTATAGCGGCAAGCAATTAAGCACAATTTTAACAGATTTACTCGTGACTCTACCAACGGGTAGATTaactaaacaaaaaatgatGACGGTAAATGACATCGTCCACAGTccgctttttttaaatgtggaCTGTAGAGCGATTTTATTACCAAGAATTACTATACTTGTGAGAGACTTATTGGAGTCCAAGGAGGAGGTAAGACGTTAGCATAAAGTATGCTATTTTCTAATGCTATTCCCTAACTTACAGTTTATACGAAATGGAATGTTCATTACTTATCCATATCTCACAACAAACAATTTCAGTTCATACATTTATTCTCGCAATACTTCATGATGAATCCTAATTACATCTGCATATAACTGCATATCAAATTTGAtcatattcataaatttttacttacatttAATATCGTTCAGTGCGTCGTAAGATATCATTGTTCGTGCTTTCCGTGCAGCCTGTGATCTTTCCGCCACGCATCTTTCTATGAATTCTCTCTCTTAAACTTCTCTTTTTACAGAGGatgtctctttatttttatttcttaaattgtttGTGATagctacattttttattaaattctgccgctgattttttaatttcacattATAAGAAGAAATAGTTGTACATACATGTTATAAATTGTGATCTcagaaaattcaataataatgaagATTAGTAGtagaaaatacaaatgtattgAAAGACATCCTTTACTTATTCTTGATAAAGCATGTGAAAGGAATATGACTTGAAAGAGTTTGAAACTTGGAATGTAGCATGTGTTTGTCCAGTGATGTTATTGTAATAATGTTTGCCCTGCATTGTGCGATaagtttttacataaaattatttgatataaggtttacattatatatgacACGAAAAActctaaattattaaatacattactaaactattaaatacattattagatattatctaatctacttttttttaagtattacgaataattttctgctgatattgatattttattctgcGCTTAGTGATATACTGCGTCTTTTCTGCAGTTCTATATTTACATTGGTGTCGGGAAAATTTTTCAGTAATGTAGTCGTATACGTCTTTCGAAAAtggcattgtttttttttccaactaACAAGggttgtttcattttttttttgtacggtTTGGTTTTGGTTAATGGCGTTTAAAGGGTCTATCGAGTACGCCTGGAAAGAGCGTGGCGAAGGTAGCCAGGCTGCTCGGCGAAAATCGGCATCGGCTCAACCAACACCGCGGCTACTCCGAAGAGGTAATTTTTGTCATAAGTGCAGGAAATTGCAAAATCCCCTATGCAGATAAATAATGCGTTTTTCACGGCATCATGATTTTAAGACAATTTAACATAGAATCTTGATGTACTTTGCACTTATGTCTGTTGTGTtgcattacaatttttagCGTCGGTGATTCGCGTTAcgtgagttattttttttgtgtgaaTGCAGAGTGTATATCATATCATACACTAATTTAGATGtgtagattatatatgtatatttacgcaataatcttttttatttatttgtacattaTAGACGTAGATACGATTCATAAAGCAAGctactttttatatctttcttatgTTTCTACAGGTGGAATTATGCGTCAAGATATTGTCTGACATCCTGGAACTGACTTTTAGAAAAGACGTGGGTAGCACAGTTTCAGATGTCAAGGAGATAATGTTAACAGCCCTGCGTACTATTATACAGACAGTCATATCAATGGACAGAGAAAATCCCTTAGTTGGAAATTTAGTTTCAGTAATGTTGGCGATATTCAGGTATTTTTAAGAttctaaaaatgtaaaacaactGTAAAATATTGTGACAAGAATAGACTGAAACACATAtcttttcgttcttttttttttatctttttcagaCAAATGACACAACTCCATTACGAGGTGTATATCAATCATTTTGGAACAAAAATCGATTTGCTTGACTTTCTTATGGAGATACTGTTAGTCTTTAAAGATCTGGTATCTAGAAGCGTATTTCCAGGGGACTGGTGTGAAATGATTATGCTccaaaataacattattttgaattctttACGGTATTTCTCGGCTACAATTagagattattttttcacCGAGTTTGAACATCAAGCATGGTCAAATTTCTTTCATTGCGCTATCGCATTCTTAACTCAACCTGCCCTACAATTGGAGACATTTACGTCAACGAAACGAAATCGAATTATTAAGCGTTATAAAGATATGCGCAGGTACGTCTctcttatgtaatataataattatacagaatTACTTTTAACATCGAgacaacaaaaaattcttaatcgATACATTCtaggtataattatatttactagaTATTATGTAgctaaataaagtaaaattaatttaaataaataggaaGTGTGCCAATATaagtgaaattaatattattcgctTTTTTCCTTACATTACAGAGCAACTGTGTTTGAAATCAGATCTATGTGGTTCAACTTGGGCCAACACAAAATACTGTTTGTGCCCAGTTTAGTTGGTGCCATCCTCGAAATGGCATTAATACCTGATACCGAATTAAGAAAAGCTACTATACCTATTTTTTTCGACATGATGCAATGCGAGTACTACAGTTCACGTATAGTGGAAGGATATGGGGATACTAAGCGCGATCCTGCTCATATCAAAGCTAATTTTATGGAATATGAAAACGAAATGATTGCAAAATTGGATATTCTGGTATagtgttttatatacataatttttaatactgaAACAAGAAATagtcttaattaaaatttactttgctAATTACATTGATGAAAAGTTGTTTTATCAGAGATTTGTTTTAACAGGTCGAAGGAGGCAGAGGCGATGAACAGTTTCGTACACTTTGGACTGACGTTATGGGTTCTTTATGCGAGAAACATTCTACAATGCGAGAACAAGGCTTGCGTTTCGTAGACACTATAGCTAGACTCATGGAACGCTTATTGCAATATCGCGATATTATTCATGCAGAATCCCAAGAACATCGTATGCTTTGCACtgtaaatttattagaattctATTCTGAGATTAATAGAAAGGAAATGTATATCAggtaaatgtataaaaaaatatattataattcaaacgTTTTAATTGTGTATCTTCTAAGTCTGATTAAATCAATGCGATTTTAGcttggattttttaaatctgaatattccataaatacttaatacaaataataaatgtatattaaaatgtattaaatgacTTTCTTTATACAGATATGTGAATAAGCTGTGTGAATTACACCTAGAATGCGATAATTATACAGAAGCAGCTTATTCTTTAAAGCTCCACAGCCAATTATTAGCATGGAGTGATCAACCTTTGTCACCTTTGTTAATATCACACAGGTAATACTACCAACCAGAATTAAATagatagtttatatataataagcttgtggtaatattaaattactgtattatttttctagaTATCCGTTATGTCAAACACACCGTGAGTTGAAAGAAGCATTGTACAatgatattattgattattttgataaaggAAGAATGTGGGAATGCGCCCTTGCCGTTTGCAAGGAACTAGTCTCACAATATGAGGAAGAAACATTTGATTATTTGCAACTGTCCGTACTATTAAGACGGATGGCAAAGTTTTATGACTGTATAATAAAACAGTTAAGGCCTGAACCAGAATATTTCAGAGTCGCATATTACGGCAGAGGGCACCCTGCCTTCCTTCAAAACAAGGTACGTTCATgtgtttaatatatctttgatCTTATTTCATCCGtttttctattctttattcaacgaaataatatatttgtgataCAGGTATTTGTTTATCGAGGAAAGGAATACGAAAGACTTAGTGATTTTTGCACAAGAACACTGAATCAGTTACCGAATGCAGAGCAAATGAATAAGTTGTCTCCGCCCACCACAGAGATGCTAGAATCATATCATCAATATGTACAAATCAACAAGGTAGAGCCACTGATGGATGAAAAGAGGCATCGCCTAAGTGGTAAACCAGTTACTGCAGAAGCAGTTTTAAGGTGCGTATTGTACGTTACATTGAATACAGCTTACGTaagattttatcaattttctatTGTATTTCTGTGTGATTATCATTGTCTTTGTGTTCTAGATATCATCGTGTGAACGATGTGCAGCGCTTTAGATTTTCAAGACCTGCTCCGAGAAAGGAAATCATTCCGACAAATAGCGAtaaggaaaaggaaataaatactAGCACCAACAATAGCAATGAGTTTGCCTCGTTATGGTTGGAAAGAACAGTACTTGTTACAAGCTACCCGTTGCCAGGAATACTTCGATGGTTCCCTGTGACGTCTAGCGAGACATATTTAGTCAGTCCCTTGAGGAATGCGATTGAAACTATGGAAGCTACAAACACAGCATTGAGGGATCTCATTATTGCCAACAGGTTTGCatgatatcttaattttattgttcgaAACGAGTTATAATCTCTTATTGCAACAACTTCATACTTTTCAACTTAAAACTTTTAActctttaattaatcatttaaaaaccAAGGCTTATATGGGTTAAACTTTGAGATCGAATATGAGACCTGTCATCTATGAGTTATTCCTATCACCGAATCACACACACGTCACtctatctttttataatttatgatgaATATaacgtagaaataaaattgatttacttGTTTATTATATGTCTATTATTATTCACAATATAATCTTTCGTGTAACTATTTTGCAGGAGTGATCCCAGTCTTCCATTAAATCCTTTGAGCATGAAATTAAATGGCATATTGGATCCTGCTGTTATGGGTGGAATCGATAACTATGAAAAGGCCTTCCTCAACGCAGAGTACAGAGATAGTCATCCGGAAGAGAGTTCGGATCTTCTCAAGTTAGAAGGGCTTATTGCAGAGCAAATCCCTCTACTCAGCCTAGGTCTACAGTTACATAAAGTACGAGCACCCACCGAATTGGCGCCGTTTCATCAACGTTTAGAGCAATGTTTCATGTCAATGCGTACTCAAGTAGAAGCTAAATATGGAAAAAGGGTAAGGCTTCTAACCGTTCAAGTCAGTatctattgaaataatatcaaGTAAATACACGCATTAGATTTCTAAATCCacataatttattctataacACAGACCTGCGACTTGCAAATTGAAAGCCTAACGCAAACCGTAACAATGCGGAGACCACCAATTTCGAGAGGAGATAATCACTGCCTGTCCGAgtcaaatatgaataattcaGAGTAAGCTTTCCTGTCCATTCTTGCAGAGCATGTTTactattttaacttttaataagtttatataatcGTAACTAACACAGATATAACTATTGCATAGCATGCTATTGCTATATCACGATCATCATTATTGAAATAAggcaacattttaaaaaaggtgTTAACTGCTCTTAAAAAGCGACATTAAATTCAATTGTTTTTaacattatctttatttctgttaaatgataaaataacgcGACTATCTTGCGAGACTTATTCCTCAATATTATAAGCAAAAACTATATACTGgttgtgtatattatacagaATGTCCAAGATCGAACATTGTTGATCTGGAATATcctgtataaataataaaatagttaaacAGCTACTTTGTAATTACCCCGTTCAGCTATGCAACTCACTACAGGGTATCCTCACTTACAAGATCCCAAGTTGCAACGTTCAAGTCGCTTACATCGTTCAATTTTAACAACAGCACACCTCCAAGTAATGCTCAAAGCGTCAATTTGTCAAGGTAAAGTCATCATATCAGTGTTTAACTTAACTTCAGCACTAACTAAAAGTTAAAGCATTTCTTTTCGTAGATGAATTAGATGTAGTGCAATTAATCCTAatcatgtaatattaaaattaaagcaaCAAGATATTTATGTTTTCTATACTTggatttgatataaaatatgtaaatatttaatttgtaattaataattatttgtagaTGCAcggatttatttataaaaattacatatttattataaaagttacgTTCTGCACTTATAGAAGATGAATAATGCCGTTTAGAATACGTGATAGAAAAGAATGCAATATGATTTCAGGAATATTGCTGTTGGACCTGATAAACTCTCACATAATACCTTATTATCCTTTCTTCGCACATAGTACTCCTACATATGTTTCTttcacattttacattttttaatgaaagcgTCACACAAtgcttaatattttgcttgttttaattttgttaatttttatgcaatatagtaaataaatattaatgcataTCCTAGCACACATATTACACTAATTTGCACTAATCTAGTTTATGTTACTTTAACACATGTTTCGAGGATAGGTATCATtcataaagttattatttgtAGTAaccaattataaatattagcaatttttttaaaataaatttaaaattaagattttacaCCCCAAAAGCTCATGATAGGACAATAAAAGCTGTTTTGAATGCCACATTCTTTTACCCCACATTCTTAtcatataaatacttaattctaCATGTATGCAAAAAGTACATTATTTGTTTCGTTATGATTATaagcatttttatatctcttatatttgTTTACTTTGCTTTCTATCTGCATGGTCTTGTTTTGCATTTTTCACTATATCGTCATAAATATCCCTGGAATATATATCTCCTTCAACTGGCAATCTCTACTAAAACTTCCTAAGTCTACAATAACTGCGataggtaattaaaaacatgcaCTTGTGTTACGAGACTATTGCAAATCTCGAATGACACTGCGATTATTATTAGATGTTTCTCTTACCACGCTGACTCCCTCAacatataataagtaaaatacaaGTGTACACACAGTgtgtggaaaattttattttaacaatgattacaaataattttaatttatcctaTGAAATTTTCAATCGCTTATTATGAGTTGCACATCGTTCAATCGCTAGTAGTTGAtctcttatcttttttatctatCCAGctaaaagttttcttttttaattgatagagACATCTTTAATCGCggatatttttaatctgtaGAAACAACTCCATGCGTTCGCACATCTTGTCAACGGCCTCTTTGCAAAAGGCATTGGGAAATCCAAGTCCAGGAACGTACAAAAAGAAGGATTCAAAGCGTAGAAGCTCGCGAAAGAGTGATTCCGCCACAGTGACAAAAACCGATCAACCGACCAGCCAGTGGTATACCACAACCGAAATATCCCACAGCTCAATTCAGGCAACATCGTCTGTTACGTCGTTAATATCTAATTTACATTCAACACATGTATTTGAGCTTCGACAAGAGGTAAAGACTTTATGAACTTATTATTGCCTTGTTGCACGCGactttaaagtaaatataattagaacgCGCTTCTTCGCACACAGCTCACACCAAAACGTCCCCTGAGATCGGAAgcggagaaagaaaggagaatgAGTAATCGTTGGTCCGGCCAATCTCACTATCTAAGGAACATCAACAACGGACTGGAATCAAGCGGTTTAGGGAAGGGAAATAGAGATAGCGTCGGCACAACTGACAGTACAGCATCCGAGGACGACCCGCCACCTCCTCTACCGATTAAAATGCGCGAAGCCGATTATTGTAATCTTCCAGAGGAGCTGTCTAATAATCGGTGTGCGGCTACTTTGAATAATCTCAACAAGTCTTCGGGACAGTTGAAGAACAAGTTGCCGACACCTACCGACGACGATGTAGACAGTCATTCTAAACCGCCCACACCTCCACCGAAACCGAAAAGACCGATTcacaatttgaataaaaacacGCTTGCCTCTAACGACGTCGAAAACTCACCTGTCGAGGATTCGTCGACTGCATAATGTAACGTATAAAACTCTGCAGACGCCTCACGTTGTCCACCTTGCCGAATGTTGTGAACAAAAAGCGTCCATCCACGTTTGCAAAAGCGTTCTCCATTGATTTTTGTATCGTTGATCTTTAGAAGAGTTACCATTCATTAGTGTTAGttctaatatatttctttgtgccTTTCTTTCGCGGTTTAGGATAAGCGAATAAGTATACGCtgatataaaacaaaattcttaCCAAGTGTACTCTGTGCAACAGAAGGTATTGCTTTATCTATACTGAACGAGCAATGTTATTGACAAGGAAATCCAAAATTTAATATGGATTTAAaacacaatattttacaactgATAGCGCACATATGTGACAAGGACTATAACGCCGTCATAATCTGATACTACAgcaatttatcatatttctattcttatatatatatatatatagcgaaACTTTGTGCTATATTCAGGaaaattcaagatttttataatattatcggtaaaaaagatattaaagtgAAGAGATCTTGTGTTTATGTAAGGatgaaaattgtgaaattcGCTTTTAACAATCAGTCACTCTAAATAAGCACATTATCGAACATTTTAATATCGCTTCATTGCAATTCACAATGCTTGCTGTA
Proteins encoded:
- the Mbc gene encoding dedicator of cytokinesis protein 1 isoform X6 gives rise to the protein MTMTWKRIEEHSGIDWYYGRSKFKGTWGIFPKSYIHILQKSANTDNLVQEITNVLREWGHHWKHLYVTHSEHFETMQQQILDAIGYRSKILSGTLTVDELKDMKRLATAKIGTGNQLLGLDMVVRDEHGNILNPLETSTIQLYYHHETAAERIRKACNDTKKKPYKPQVPVYSHIFFVSVRNFVCKMAEDVELLLTLYDGREMKAITENYVVSWSKEGLARDIDQLHNLRVLFTDLGSRDLMRDKVYLACYVIRIGGMEAKEPDHRRSSVTQANQTKSKGAESMRRPFGVAAMDITLFITGKLEGDVEQHHFIPFIQCCEKDSLDGTLRRIIAQKETNIQKHVNGNIANVTGGQGLWTSLKLLRGDPKQVRDENPHLVLGNVAIARKMGFPEVILPGDVRNDLYLTLISGEFSKGSKSTDKNVEVTVKVCNEHGIAIPGVMTLGGGASPIDEYRSVIYYHEDKPRWCETFKIAIPIEEFKQAHLKFTFKHRSSNEAKDKSEKPFALSYVRLMQRNGTTLQDIQHELLVYKLEQKKYDESDISYFKLPSTRGELAELNMEKKPSLGSLTLSSKDSFLIATNICSTKLTQNVDLLGLLNWASHNTDLKESLAALMKVDGEEIVKFLQDVLDALFNILMSNSDSDVYDDMVFECLLYIIGLVSDRKYQHFQPVLDLYISESFSATLAYKKLIAVLRKRIDNVNNGDGQERDLLLKTMKSLQYCMRFIVESRLLFTELNQDEEEFSQTLTDLLRSIVNLMSHETDGTLLVQGACLKYLPTTIPHLLRVYSGKQLSTILTDLLVTLPTGRLTKQKMMTVNDIVHSPLFLNVDCRAILLPRITILVRDLLESKEEGLSSTPGKSVAKVARLLGENRHRLNQHRGYSEEVELCVKILSDILELTFRKDVGSTVSDVKEIMLTALRTIIQTVISMDRENPLVGNLVSVMLAIFRQMTQLHYEVYINHFGTKIDLLDFLMEILLVFKDLVSRSVFPGDWCEMIMLQNNIILNSLRYFSATIRDYFFTEFEHQAWSNFFHCAIAFLTQPALQLETFTSTKRNRIIKRYKDMRRATVFEIRSMWFNLGQHKILFVPSLVGAILEMALIPDTELRKATIPIFFDMMQCEYYSSRIVEGYGDTKRDPAHIKANFMEYENEMIAKLDILVEGGRGDEQFRTLWTDVMGSLCEKHSTMREQGLRFVDTIARLMERLLQYRDIIHAESQEHRMLCTVNLLEFYSEINRKEMYIRYVNKLCELHLECDNYTEAAYSLKLHSQLLAWSDQPLSPLLISHRYPLCQTHRELKEALYNDIIDYFDKGRMWECALAVCKELVSQYEEETFDYLQLSVLLRRMAKFYDCIIKQLRPEPEYFRVAYYGRGHPAFLQNKVFVYRGKEYERLSDFCTRTLNQLPNAEQMNKLSPPTTEMLESYHQYVQINKVEPLMDEKRHRLSGKPVTAEAVLRCVLYHRVNDVQRFRFSRPAPRKEIIPTNSDKEKEINTSTNNSNEFASLWLERTVLVTSYPLPGILRWFPVTSSETYLVSPLRNAIETMEATNTALRDLIIANRSDPSLPLNPLSMKLNGILDPAVMGGIDNYEKAFLNAEYRDSHPEESSDLLKLEGLIAEQIPLLSLGLQLHKVRAPTELAPFHQRLEQCFMSMRTQVEAKYGKRTCDLQIESLTQTVTMRRPPISRGDNHCLSESNMNNSDYATHYRVSSLTRSQVATFKSLTSFNFNNSTPPSNAQSVNLSRNNSMRSHILSTASLQKALGNPSPGTYKKKDSKRRSSRKSDSATVTKTDQPTSQWYTTTEISHSSIQATSSVTSLISNLHSTHVFELRQELTPKRPLRSEAEKERRMSNRWSGQSHYLRNINNGLESSGLGKGNRDSVGTTDSTASEDDPPPPLPIKMREADYCNLPEELSNNRCAATLNNLNKSSGQLKNKLPTPTDDDVDSHSKPPTPPPKPKRPIHNLNKNTLASNDVENSPVEDSSTA
- the Mbc gene encoding dedicator of cytokinesis protein 1 isoform X11 is translated as MLSNIILYLLYNLFLSVSCLCFRCCEKDSLDGTLRRIIAQKETNIQKHVNGNIANVTGGQGLWTSLKLLRGDPKQVRDENPHLVLGNVAIARKMGFPEVILPGDVRNDLYLTLISGEFSKGSKSTDKNVEVTVKVCNEHGIAIPGVMTLGGGASPIDEYRSVIYYHEDKPRWCETFKIAIPIEEFKQAHLKFTFKHRSSNEAKDKSEKPFALSYVRLMQRNGTTLQDIQHELLVYKLEQKKYDESDISYFKLPSTRGELAELNMEKKPSLGSLTLSSKDSFLIATNICSTKLTQNVDLLGLLNWASHNTDLKESLAALMKVDGEEIVKFLQDVLDALFNILMSNSDSDVYDDMVFECLLYIIGLVSDRKYQHFQPVLDLYISESFSATLAYKKLIAVLRKRIDNVNNGDGQERDLLLKTMKSLQYCMRFIVESRLLFTELNQDEEEFSQTLTDLLRSIVNLMSHETDGTLLVQGACLKYLPTTIPHLLRVYSGKQLSTILTDLLVTLPTGRLTKQKMMTVNDIVHSPLFLNVDCRAILLPRITILVRDLLESKEEGLSSTPGKSVAKVARLLGENRHRLNQHRGYSEEVELCVKILSDILELTFRKDVGSTVSDVKEIMLTALRTIIQTVISMDRENPLVGNLVSVMLAIFRQMTQLHYEVYINHFGTKIDLLDFLMEILLVFKDLVSRSVFPGDWCEMIMLQNNIILNSLRYFSATIRDYFFTEFEHQAWSNFFHCAIAFLTQPALQLETFTSTKRNRIIKRYKDMRRATVFEIRSMWFNLGQHKILFVPSLVGAILEMALIPDTELRKATIPIFFDMMQCEYYSSRIVEGYGDTKRDPAHIKANFMEYENEMIAKLDILVEGGRGDEQFRTLWTDVMGSLCEKHSTMREQGLRFVDTIARLMERLLQYRDIIHAESQEHRMLCTVNLLEFYSEINRKEMYIRYVNKLCELHLECDNYTEAAYSLKLHSQLLAWSDQPLSPLLISHRYPLCQTHRELKEALYNDIIDYFDKGRMWECALAVCKELVSQYEEETFDYLQLSVLLRRMAKFYDCIIKQLRPEPEYFRVAYYGRGHPAFLQNKVFVYRGKEYERLSDFCTRTLNQLPNAEQMNKLSPPTTEMLESYHQYVQINKVEPLMDEKRHRLSGKPVTAEAVLRCVLYHRVNDVQRFRFSRPAPRKEIIPTNSDKEKEINTSTNNSNEFASLWLERTVLVTSYPLPGILRWFPVTSSETYLVSPLRNAIETMEATNTALRDLIIANRSDPSLPLNPLSMKLNGILDPAVMGGIDNYEKAFLNAEYRDSHPEESSDLLKLEGLIAEQIPLLSLGLQLHKVRAPTELAPFHQRLEQCFMSMRTQVEAKYGKRTCDLQIESLTQTVTMRRPPISRGDNHCLSESNMNNSDYATHYRVSSLTRSQVATFKSLTSFNFNNSTPPSNAQSVNLSRNNSMRSHILSTASLQKALGNPSPGTYKKKDSKRRSSRKSDSATVTKTDQPTSQWYTTTEISHSSIQATSSVTSLISNLHSTHVFELRQELTPKRPLRSEAEKERRMSNRWSGQSHYLRNINNGLESSGLGKGNRDSVGTTDSTASEDDPPPPLPIKMREADYCNLPEELSNNRCAATLNNLNKSSGQLKNKLPTPTDDDVDSHSKPPTPPPKPKRPIHNLNKNTLASNDVENSPVEDSSTA